The stretch of DNA ACAGGAAGATTGATACCTGTAATATAGGAGGCGGCAGGGCTGGCCAAAAACGCGATGGCTTCCGCCATTTCTTTCGGCTCGCCAATACGCCCCAGGGGCACCGTTTTTTCCCAACTTTCCTCGACTTGTTTTAAACTCGTTTGAGAATTTTTCGCCGCAGATTCCAGCAAAGACGTCAGACGATCCGTTTTAATATAACCCGGTAAAACATTATTCACAGTGATCGCAAAGGGCGCTAGTTCTGCCGCCAAGGTTTTTGACCAACTTGCCATCGCTCCCCGCACCGTGTTTGACACCCCTAAATTCGGCAGCGGATTTTTCACAGACGTCGAAATGACATTCAGGATACGCCCGTAGTGGGACGCCTTCATCGCTGGCAAAACCGTCTGCACTAAAAGATGAGCCGCATAGAGGTGCGCTTTCATGGGCGCGGTAAATTCATCAACCTGCGCTTCATGCAAGAGACCCGCTTTCGGGCCGCCAGCATTGTTAATTAAAATCTGAATGTTTTCTTTTTTCAATTCAGGTAAAAAAGTCGTTAGTTCTTCCGTGTTCGCAAGATCCACGACGTAGTACTGATGACCCTCGCCTAAAAGTTCCGCCATCAGCGTTTGCAATTTTTCTTCAGTGCGGGCCAGGGCGATGATTCTTGCACCACGTTCCGCCAAAAGCAGAGCGGTCGCCTTGCCAATGCCGCTTGAAGCTCCGCACACTAGGGCTGTTTTTCCATGAAGACTCCACGAATCCATTGCGCCGCCTTTTTAAAAGTTATCTTTAAGCCAGGCTTGCATGTCACTCTTCATGTCAGAAGTGATCTCATGTCCGGCTTGGTAAGTTTTAAAGCTAAAATCGAAACCGGCCTTTTGCAAAGTATCCGCGCTGGCCTGGGCATGAAATAACGGAAGTTTGTTGTCTTGCATTCCATGCAGCAAAAGAACTTTCGGTGTTGTCGTCTTTAAAGCCGTGGTGACGCTGGCCGAAGTCTCCTGCAAAGTTCTGCCACCCACAGCAATAATCCCATGGACAAGACCCGGCTCGGCGAGATCCCGTTCATTGGAACCAACACCATGTAAAGCGACGATCACCGGGAATTTTTCCGCCCCTGTCTTTTGCGCCGGAATGAAAATGGCCTGCAATTTTGATTCGTTCGTCATTTCAACCTTTCTTCCCAAAGCTAAAACCGCGCATAGAAATAGAACCCATATCATAACCTTCAAACTGGAATGCCAGTTCATCCTTTTCATCCGCGGCTCCTAAGACGTAAAGCATGGGCCAATAGTGATCTGGGGTTGGAACACTTAAACGTCCCGCTATGTTTTTCGCGAAGTCGTCGGTCAAAGCTTTGAAGTCGCGAGCCAGCAGTTTTGCTTTTACCCACTCGTCAAATTCAATCGCCCAGTCTTCCCCTTGCAAGGGTTTGTCCCAATTGGCGCGACGAAGATTGTGCACAATATTGCCACTGCCGACGATCAAGACGCCTTGTTCTCTTAATTTTTTTAGAGTCTGCCCCAACTCGAAGTGAAAAGAGCCAGGCTCTGACATATCGATACTTAATTGCAGGACGGGAATGTCGGCTTTAGGGTACATATTACGAAGAACTGCCCA from Bdellovibrio sp. ArHS encodes:
- a CDS encoding prolyl oligopeptidase family serine peptidase codes for the protein MTNESKLQAIFIPAQKTGAEKFPVIVALHGVGSNERDLAEPGLVHGIIAVGGRTLQETSASVTTALKTTTPKVLLLHGMQDNKLPLFHAQASADTLQKAGFDFSFKTYQAGHEITSDMKSDMQAWLKDNF
- a CDS encoding SDR family oxidoreductase translates to MDSWSLHGKTALVCGASSGIGKATALLLAERGARIIALARTEEKLQTLMAELLGEGHQYYVVDLANTEELTTFLPELKKENIQILINNAGGPKAGLLHEAQVDEFTAPMKAHLYAAHLLVQTVLPAMKASHYGRILNVISTSVKNPLPNLGVSNTVRGAMASWSKTLAAELAPFAITVNNVLPGYIKTDRLTSLLESAAKNSQTSLKQVEESWEKTVPLGRIGEPKEMAEAIAFLASPAASYITGINLPVDGGRTPSL